In one Cyanobacteria bacterium GSL.Bin1 genomic region, the following are encoded:
- the adhE gene encoding bifunctional acetaldehyde-CoA/alcohol dehydrogenase, with product MTVTNLQELETLISKAKAAQAEYATYTQEQVDKIFKKAALAANMNRIPLAKLAVQETGMGVPEDKVIKNHFASEMIYNKYKYEKTCGVIESDPHYGIQKVAEPLGVLAGIVPTTNPTSTAIFKALLALKTRNGIIFSPHPRAKECTIAAAQIVRNAAIEAGAPPDIIGWIDEPTIELSQTLMQHPSVNLILATGGPGMVKAAYSSGKPSLGVGAGNTPAVIDETAQIQMAVSSILISKTFDNGMICASEQSVIVVDDVYEQVKEEFIARGAYFLNAEEMEAVRKVLIIEGRINAKIVGQSVEKVAELAGINVPENAKVLIGEVDDINLDEAFAHEKLSPVLAMYHAQDFSEATKKAQELISLGGRGHTSVLYTAQQNHSRILHFESILTTGRVLINTPSSQGAIGDLYNFKLDPSLTLGCGTWGGNSVSENVAPQHLLNIKTVSERRENMLWFRVPPKIYFKFGCLPIALEELKGKKRAFIVTDKPLFDMGLLKEVTDVLDEIGVEHQVFYDVEPDPKLAEINKGVAAMNTFQPDVIIAFGGGSPMDAAKIMWLMYEHPEVEFEGIATRFMDIRKRVYDLPPLGDKAMMVAVPTTSGTGSEVTPFAVVTDEKTGMKYPLADYALTPNMAIVDPELVMHMPKRLTAYGGIDALTHALEAYVSVVATEFTQGLALEAIELLFKYLPNAYIYGANDPIAREKVHYAATIAGMAFANSFLGICHSMAHKLGATFHVPHGLANALMISHVIRYNTTDAPFKQAIFPQYEYPHAKERYARLADYLKLGGDTPDEKVENLVNAIENLKHNLDIPLTIKETLQGEDRDFYEKLENLADQAFDDQCTAANPRYPLIKDLKELYVLAYQGCRVDSMMYHTEEDKAADSVA from the coding sequence ATGACTGTTACCAACCTCCAAGAGCTCGAAACTCTGATTTCCAAAGCTAAAGCCGCTCAAGCCGAATATGCAACTTACACCCAAGAACAAGTTGATAAAATCTTCAAAAAAGCAGCACTCGCTGCCAATATGAATCGTATTCCTTTGGCGAAATTAGCGGTTCAAGAAACAGGGATGGGTGTGCCAGAAGATAAGGTGATTAAAAATCACTTTGCTTCGGAGATGATCTATAACAAGTATAAGTATGAAAAAACTTGTGGCGTAATTGAATCCGATCCCCATTATGGGATTCAAAAAGTAGCAGAACCCCTTGGTGTGTTAGCAGGAATTGTCCCCACCACTAATCCCACTTCTACTGCCATCTTTAAAGCACTTCTCGCTCTCAAAACCCGTAACGGAATTATTTTTTCGCCTCATCCTCGGGCTAAAGAATGCACCATTGCCGCCGCACAAATTGTTCGTAATGCAGCCATTGAAGCCGGCGCACCGCCTGATATTATTGGCTGGATTGATGAACCCACCATTGAACTTTCCCAAACCCTGATGCAGCACCCCAGTGTGAATTTAATTCTCGCCACGGGAGGACCAGGGATGGTGAAAGCCGCTTATTCTTCCGGTAAACCTTCTTTGGGCGTGGGTGCGGGCAATACCCCAGCGGTGATTGATGAAACGGCCCAAATCCAAATGGCAGTGAGTTCCATTCTCATTAGTAAAACCTTTGATAATGGGATGATCTGTGCTTCGGAGCAATCCGTGATTGTGGTGGATGATGTGTATGAACAAGTCAAGGAAGAATTCATCGCGCGGGGGGCATATTTCCTGAATGCGGAAGAGATGGAAGCCGTGCGCAAAGTGCTGATTATCGAGGGACGCATTAACGCGAAAATTGTTGGTCAATCGGTGGAAAAAGTTGCGGAACTGGCAGGCATTAACGTCCCTGAGAATGCCAAGGTCTTAATTGGGGAAGTGGACGACATCAATCTGGATGAAGCGTTTGCCCATGAAAAATTGTCTCCCGTTTTGGCAATGTATCATGCTCAAGATTTTTCGGAAGCCACTAAAAAAGCACAAGAATTGATTAGCTTAGGGGGACGCGGACATACCTCGGTTCTCTATACTGCACAACAAAATCATTCGCGGATTCTCCATTTTGAAAGCATCCTGACCACAGGACGGGTATTAATTAATACGCCTTCTTCTCAAGGGGCAATTGGCGACTTATACAATTTTAAACTTGATCCTTCCTTGACCTTAGGTTGCGGGACTTGGGGCGGTAATTCGGTGAGTGAAAATGTTGCCCCCCAACACTTACTAAACATTAAAACGGTCTCAGAACGCCGAGAAAATATGCTCTGGTTCCGAGTTCCCCCGAAAATTTATTTCAAGTTTGGTTGTTTACCGATTGCCCTGGAAGAACTGAAAGGGAAAAAACGGGCGTTTATTGTCACCGATAAACCCTTATTTGATATGGGGTTACTGAAAGAAGTCACCGACGTTTTAGATGAAATCGGCGTCGAACATCAAGTCTTTTATGATGTGGAACCCGATCCGAAACTGGCTGAAATTAACAAAGGTGTGGCTGCCATGAACACATTTCAGCCGGATGTCATTATTGCCTTCGGGGGTGGTTCGCCTATGGATGCGGCAAAAATTATGTGGCTGATGTACGAACATCCGGAAGTGGAGTTTGAAGGAATTGCGACGCGCTTCATGGACATTCGCAAACGGGTGTATGACTTACCGCCGTTAGGAGACAAAGCGATGATGGTGGCGGTTCCGACAACATCCGGCACGGGTTCGGAAGTGACCCCCTTTGCCGTGGTGACAGACGAAAAAACCGGGATGAAGTATCCCCTGGCTGATTACGCCCTGACTCCAAATATGGCAATTGTGGACCCGGAATTGGTGATGCATATGCCAAAACGGTTGACGGCTTATGGGGGGATTGATGCCTTAACCCACGCTTTAGAAGCCTATGTTTCGGTCGTTGCAACTGAATTTACCCAAGGGCTAGCTTTAGAAGCAATCGAACTACTGTTTAAATATCTCCCTAATGCATATATCTATGGTGCTAATGACCCCATCGCCCGGGAAAAAGTCCATTATGCGGCAACAATTGCGGGCATGGCATTTGCCAATTCCTTCTTGGGGATTTGTCACTCGATGGCGCACAAATTAGGGGCAACGTTCCATGTTCCCCACGGCTTAGCCAATGCGCTGATGATTTCTCATGTCATCCGCTATAACACCACCGATGCGCCGTTTAAGCAAGCGATTTTCCCGCAATATGAATATCCTCACGCTAAAGAACGCTATGCGCGCTTAGCGGATTATCTCAAACTCGGTGGCGACACTCCAGATGAAAAAGTAGAGAATTTGGTGAACGCGATCGAAAACCTCAAACACAATCTTGATATTCCGCTGACCATCAAAGAAACCTTGCAAGGGGAAGATCGCGACTTCTATGAGAAGCTGGAAAACTTAGCTGATCAGGCGTTTGATGACCAATGTACGGCAGCCAATCCCCGTTATCCGCTGATTAAAGACTTAAAAGAGTTGTATGTTCTGGCTTACCAAGGCTGTCGCGTCGATAGCATGATGTATCACACGGAAGAGGACAAAGCTGCCGATTCGGTTGCGTAA
- a CDS encoding metal ABC transporter permease — protein sequence MIEALQYEFFRNAIIAGILVSIAGGIIGSLVVVNRIVFVAGGIAHAAYGGVGMGLFFGFNPVFGALGFSLGSAFLMGAVQRNKNLRRDTAIGMLWAIGMAIGVILTDLTPGYKAELESYLFGSILAVPTSNLWIMLGIDLIILLLVYLFYKELLAISFDETFATVRNVPVNQIYLLLMGMIALAVAMMMQVVGLILVIALLAMPAAVTSQFVKDLKVMMGFGIILSLLFVTVGLGLSYTLNLTSGATIILVSAIAYLMTLILKTSLKWGRTNPKMNQEEA from the coding sequence ATGATTGAAGCCCTTCAATATGAGTTTTTTCGCAATGCAATTATTGCTGGAATTTTGGTCAGTATTGCTGGTGGAATAATTGGTAGTTTAGTGGTCGTGAATCGGATTGTTTTTGTTGCGGGTGGGATTGCTCACGCTGCTTACGGTGGGGTTGGCATGGGATTATTTTTTGGCTTTAATCCGGTTTTTGGTGCCTTAGGATTTAGTTTAGGTTCGGCATTCTTAATGGGAGCGGTTCAACGGAATAAAAATTTACGTCGCGATACCGCAATTGGAATGCTGTGGGCAATTGGGATGGCAATTGGCGTTATTTTAACGGATTTAACACCGGGGTATAAAGCAGAATTAGAAAGCTATTTATTTGGCAGTATTTTAGCGGTTCCTACCAGTAATCTTTGGATTATGTTGGGAATTGATCTAATTATTTTACTCTTAGTTTATCTCTTTTATAAAGAGCTACTTGCCATTTCCTTTGACGAAACATTTGCCACAGTTCGCAATGTTCCAGTCAATCAAATTTATTTATTATTAATGGGAATGATTGCCCTTGCTGTAGCGATGATGATGCAAGTGGTCGGCTTAATTTTAGTGATTGCCTTGTTAGCAATGCCGGCTGCTGTGACCAGTCAATTTGTAAAAGATTTAAAGGTAATGATGGGCTTCGGTATTATCTTGAGTTTGCTGTTTGTCACCGTTGGTTTAGGGCTCTCTTATACGCTTAATTTAACCTCAGGTGCAACGATTATTTTAGTTAGCGCGATCGCGTATTTAATGACTTTAATCCTGAAAACCAGTTTGAAGTGGGGAAGAACTAATCCGAAGATGAATCAGGAGGAAGCGTAA
- the pflA gene encoding pyruvate formate lyase-activating protein: MPDTTLTTMPIPSKGRIHSLESCGTVDGPGIRFVIFTQGCPLRCLYCQNPDCLNLEDGTEVTVEELITEIQKYRSYMHFSGGGVTVTGGEPLMQPQFVSEIFQRCQALGIHTALDTSGYVPLEAAKPVLKNTDLVLLDLKSFDPEIYRKVTSVTIEPTLKFARYLSEINKPTWIRFVLVPNLTDPIDNIKRLAEFVSSLHNVEIVEVLPFHQMGEYKWEKLGYDYQLQDTKPPTPELIASTIHIFQSYGIKVQS; encoded by the coding sequence ATGCCAGATACGACCCTAACGACTATGCCGATACCAAGCAAAGGACGCATTCATTCCCTGGAAAGTTGTGGCACCGTTGACGGACCAGGGATTCGGTTTGTCATCTTCACCCAAGGCTGTCCCCTTCGTTGTCTCTACTGTCAAAACCCTGATTGTCTTAATTTGGAAGACGGAACAGAAGTAACCGTTGAGGAACTGATCACAGAAATCCAAAAATATCGTTCCTATATGCATTTCTCGGGTGGTGGCGTCACAGTAACGGGGGGAGAACCCTTAATGCAACCCCAGTTTGTGAGTGAAATTTTTCAACGTTGCCAAGCCTTAGGAATTCATACAGCGTTAGATACCTCAGGTTATGTTCCCCTTGAAGCAGCAAAACCGGTGCTGAAAAATACAGACTTAGTTTTACTCGATCTCAAATCATTTGACCCTGAAATTTACCGCAAGGTCACCAGTGTTACTATTGAACCGACCTTAAAATTCGCTCGCTATTTAAGTGAGATCAATAAACCAACTTGGATTCGTTTTGTGTTAGTGCCAAATTTAACTGATCCCATTGATAATATTAAGAGATTAGCTGAATTTGTTTCTAGTTTGCATAATGTAGAGATAGTAGAAGTTTTACCCTTCCATCAAATGGGGGAATATAAATGGGAAAAACTCGGTTATGACTATCAATTGCAAGATACAAAACCACCGACACCAGAATTAATTGCTAGTACCATTCATATCTTCCAAAGCTACGGAATTAAGGTTCAATCCTAG
- a CDS encoding phosphoribulokinase gives MKTESNRVVLIGVAGDSGCGKSTFLRRLKDLFGEQFMTVICLDDYHSLDRKGRKAAGVTALNPKANNFDLMYEQVKALKNGQAIDKPIYNHETGELDPPERIEPNKVVVIEGLHPLYDERVRDLLDFSVYLDISDEVKINWKIKRDMAERGHTYEDVLASINARKPDFSSYIEPQKEFANIVIQVLPTQLIEDKESKYLRVRLIQKEGVEGFDPVYLFDEGSTIDWRPCGRKLTCAYPGIKLFYGPDSYYGHEVSVLEVDGYFDNLEEMIYIESHLSKTATKFYGEMTELLLKHPDAPGANDGTGLFQVLVGLKMRETYELLTQEIKAAVRV, from the coding sequence ATGAAGACTGAATCTAATCGTGTGGTATTAATCGGTGTAGCTGGGGATTCTGGCTGTGGAAAATCGACATTTCTGCGTCGCCTCAAAGATTTATTTGGTGAACAGTTTATGACGGTGATCTGTTTAGATGACTATCACAGTCTTGATCGTAAAGGAAGAAAAGCCGCTGGTGTAACCGCCCTGAATCCCAAGGCGAACAACTTTGACCTCATGTATGAGCAAGTCAAAGCGCTCAAAAACGGTCAAGCGATTGATAAGCCGATTTACAATCACGAAACAGGGGAACTCGACCCCCCAGAACGCATCGAACCCAATAAAGTGGTTGTCATTGAGGGATTACATCCCCTTTATGATGAACGGGTGCGAGACTTACTAGATTTCAGTGTTTATCTTGATATCAGCGATGAAGTCAAAATTAACTGGAAAATTAAGCGGGATATGGCCGAACGCGGTCACACCTACGAAGACGTTCTTGCTTCTATTAATGCGAGAAAGCCTGATTTCTCCTCTTACATTGAGCCCCAAAAAGAATTTGCGAATATCGTCATCCAAGTCTTACCGACACAACTAATTGAAGATAAAGAAAGTAAATATCTGCGGGTGCGTCTGATTCAAAAAGAAGGTGTGGAAGGATTCGACCCCGTTTACTTATTTGATGAAGGTTCCACGATTGACTGGCGTCCTTGTGGTCGGAAGTTAACTTGCGCCTATCCTGGGATTAAACTTTTCTATGGTCCCGATAGCTACTACGGTCATGAAGTCTCTGTATTAGAGGTTGATGGCTATTTTGATAATTTAGAAGAAATGATTTATATTGAAAGCCATTTAAGTAAAACGGCAACCAAGTTCTACGGTGAAATGACCGAGCTTCTCTTAAAACATCCTGATGCCCCAGGAGCAAATGATGGCACTGGTCTATTCCAAGTTTTAGTCGGCTTGAAGATGCGAGAAACCTACGAGCTGTTGACTCAAGAAATCAAAGCAGCGGTGAGAGTGTAG
- a CDS encoding DUF86 domain-containing protein → MPSRKFERRVGDILAEIAVVEQTIEGLSFERFTQDQQALRAVLYSLAVIGEAVGSVISELEVADPTMPWHQVRAMRNVVIHEYFRVDVEVIWETIRADLPALKMALQRISQHFEAE, encoded by the coding sequence GTGCCCTCTAGAAAGTTTGAGCGACGGGTAGGAGATATATTGGCTGAAATTGCAGTTGTAGAACAGACAATTGAAGGCTTGAGCTTTGAAAGGTTTACTCAAGATCAGCAAGCATTAAGAGCCGTGCTCTATAGTTTAGCGGTAATTGGTGAAGCAGTAGGGAGTGTCATCTCTGAGTTAGAGGTAGCAGACCCAACAATGCCGTGGCATCAGGTTCGAGCAATGAGGAATGTAGTCATTCATGAATATTTCCGAGTTGATGTTGAAGTCATTTGGGAAACGATTCGAGCCGATCTACCCGCTCTAAAGATGGCTTTACAAAGGATTTCACAGCATTTTGAAGCTGAATGA
- a CDS encoding nucleotidyltransferase gives MDKEQVLRLLETHRDRVAEFAVKALFLFGSVARGEATSESDVDFLVEFNRPVGLFTLLGLQSYLEELLNCTVDLGTLNSLHPHLRETVLKEAIRAL, from the coding sequence ATGGATAAAGAACAGGTTTTACGATTACTAGAGACTCATCGCGATCGCGTGGCTGAATTTGCAGTTAAGGCCCTGTTTTTGTTTGGTTCAGTAGCGCGAGGCGAAGCCACATCAGAGAGTGATGTGGATTTTTTGGTGGAGTTTAACCGTCCGGTGGGGTTGTTTACCTTATTAGGCTTGCAGTCTTATCTAGAAGAGTTGTTAAACTGTACAGTGGATTTGGGAACACTAAACTCACTGCATCCCCATTTACGGGAAACCGTATTGAAGGAAGCGATTCGTGCCCTCTAG